The stretch of DNA CACACGTTATTCCACATAGTATCCTACACAATATTCCCCACAGTATTCCACACAATATTCCACATTGTATTTCATATGGTACTCCTGATGGTATTCCACACAATATTCCACGTGATATTCCACACGATATTTCCACAGTACTCCACATGGTATTCCACACTATTCCACACAATATTCCACATGGTATTTGGCACAGTATTCCACATAGTATTTCACATGGTATTCCACATGGTATTCCTGACAATATTATACATGGCATTCCACACGATATTCCACACTGTATTTCACATGGTATACCACACAATATACCATGCAGTATTCCACACAGTGTTTCACACGGTATTCCACATGGTATTACACACATTATTCCACATGGTGTTCCACACAGTATTCCACACAATATTCCACACTGTATCACACATGGTATTCCACGCAGCATTCCACACAATATTCCACATGGTATTCCACATGATATTCCACACAATATTtcacatggtattccacacaacattccacatggtattccacacaataTACCATGTGGTCTCTTCCACATGTTATTTCACACAGTattccacaaaatattttaacagtgtTCCACACAGTAttccacactgtattccacacaGTAatccacactgtattccacacaATATTCCACACAGTATTCCACACAATATTCCACATGGTGTTCCACACAGTATTCCACACACATTCCACATGGTTTTCTCTTAAGCACCAGCCTATTCCACACACATTCCACATGGTATTGCACATGGTATTCCACATGTTATTCCACACAGCATTTCACACGGCATTCCAGATGGTATTCCACACAATATTCCACACAATATTACACACAATATTCCACGTGGTATTCCAGACAATATTCCACACAGTATTCAACACACTTTCTACACGGCATTccacatggtattccacacaataTTCCACATGGTTTTCCACACAATGTTCCACACGTTATTCCACATGGTATCCTACACAATATTCCCCACAGTATTCCACACAATATTCCATATTGTATTTCATATGGTACTCCTGATGGTATTCCACACAATAttccacactgtattccacacgATATTCCACATGATATTTCCACAGTACTCCACATGGTATTCCACACTATTCCACACAATATTCCACATGGTATTCAGCACAATATTCCACATAGTATTTCACATGGTATTCCACATGGTATTCCTGACAATATTACACATGGCATTCCACACGATATTCCACACTGTATTTCACATGGTATACCACACAATATTCCACGCATAGTCTCCTACCACGTTTCACACGGTATTCCATATGGTATTACACATTATTCTACACATGGTACCCATGACAGTATTCCATACACAATATTCCATGTTGTATTTTACACACGAATCTACGCATTCCAATAATAATATTCTGGCATGCACAGACTCCACATGATATCCACACAATATTTCACGGTATTCCATTGACAACATTccacatggtattccacacaataTACCATGGCCTTTCACGTTTCAATGCACAGTATTCCTTACCAGTGGGCTTCGATTTTAACAGGCGGTTCTTACCACGGTAttccacactgtattccacacaGTAatccacactgtattccacaggGTATTCCACACAATATTCCACATGGTATTCCACAAAATATTCTAAATGGTATTCCACATAATACTTCAAACTGTATTTtacatggtattccacacaataTTCCACACCGTATTCCACACTGTGTTTTACAACATATTCTACACTTCATTCCACATGGTATCCCACACAATATTCCCCACGGTATTCCACACAGTATTCCACAGAGTATCCCACATAATATTCCACACGATATTCCACACTCTATTCCACACAGTATTCCACACTGTATTCCTCACCATATTtcacatggtattccacacatTATTacacatggtattccacacaataTTTTACATGGTATTCCACATGTTATTCTTCACAATATTGCACACAGTATTCCACATGGTATTCCATACCATATTTCACATGGCATTCCACACAATATTACACACAATATTCCACACGGTATTccacatggtattccacacagtatTCCACACATTATTccacatggtattccacacaataTTCCGCACCATATTCCACACAACATTCCACATGGTATTCCACATGGTATTCCA from Papio anubis isolate 15944 chromosome 11, Panubis1.0, whole genome shotgun sequence encodes:
- the LOC116269539 gene encoding dynein heavy chain-like translates to MVFHTVFHLIFHTIFHMVFHMVFHTAFHSAFQMVFHTILHTIFHVVFQTIFHTVFNTIFYTVFHMVFHTIFHMVFHTRFHTLFHIVSYTIFPTVFHTIFHIVFHMVLLMVFHTIFHVIFHTIFPQYSTWYSTLFHTIFHMVFGTVFHIVFHMVFHMVFLTILYMAFHTIFHTVFHMVYHTIYHAVFHTVFHTVFHMVLHTLFHMVFHTVFHTIFHTVSHMVFHAAFHTIFHMVFHMIFHTIFHMVFHTTFHMVFHTIYHVVSSTCYFTQYSTKYFNSVPHSIPHCIPHSNPHCIPHNIPHSIPHNIPHGVPHSIPHTFHMVFS